The Montipora capricornis isolate CH-2021 chromosome 3, ASM3666992v2, whole genome shotgun sequence genome window below encodes:
- the LOC138044141 gene encoding organic cation transporter protein-like isoform X4, producing the protein MPSFSVDGRQNGGKSLPFRKYPDTSKWGLRTIHQWNLICDRAFLGATIQSCFFAGMLLGSFVTGMVSDAWGRKKCIFISNAIMLVSGVSSSFVHNIPLFAVLRFTNGFGLTGVMLSLYIYGLEIVGPKIRTATGAMTYFYYNGFQMLLILIVYYVRTWRSLLLIVTIPAVVVFPFWKFIPESPRWLIAHGRLDEAQTVLESFGNKKEKPVDKQTLHALVEKIRGEQLAREQNSKRYTPIDLLRTPKMRKWTMVICYQWFVVALVSFGMFIFISQLVGNLCINYLIMGVLTTALIPVTWFLFLKFGRRICHAIFMISVGVTFFLALLTYKESSVATTALSIFGYLLIDCAWRSTYLMTSEIFPTILRNTGQGTASMSARIGGILAPYIALMGQFTGLSITFPVTIFAAVALLAGILMYWIPETLFAPMHQTIEEAEAAEDDYGIPCWGKRRITENIKGKDAVEMESTKA; encoded by the exons atGCCTTCGTTTTCGGTGGACGGGAGGCAAAACGGAGGGAAAAGTCTCCCTTTTCGGAAATATCCAGATACGAGTAAATGGGGTTTAAGAACCATTCACCAA TGGAACCTTATTTGTGATCGCGCATTCCTGGGTGCCACTATTCAGTCTTGCTTCTTTGCTGGAATGCTGCTTGGCTCTTTTGTGACCGGGATGGTGTCAGACGCCTGGGGCAGAAAGAAATGCATCTTTATCTCCAACGCTATCATG CTTGTCTCCGGCGTGTCGTCGTCGTTCGTTCACAATATTCCTCTGTTCGCTGTTCTTCGTTTCACCAACGGCTTTGGACTGACAGGGGTCATGTTGTCTCTTTATATTTACGGCTTGGAGATAGTGGGACCCAAGATAAGAACAGCAACTGGAGCCATGACATATTTTTACTACAATGGCTTTCAAATGCTTTTAATCCTAATTGTTTATTACGTTCGCACGTGGAGGTCGCTTCTCCTGATTGTCACAATTCCTGCTGTGGTGGTCTTCCCGTTTTGGAA GTTTATCCCAGAATCTCCAAGATGGCTTATTGCTCATGGCCGACTTGACGAGGCGCAGACGGTTCTCGAGTCTTTTGGTAACAAGaaagagaagcctgttgataaACAAACGTTGCACGCTCTTGTTGAAAAAATAAGAGGAGAGCAGTTAGCACGAGAACAGAACTCTAAGAGATACACGCCAATCGACCTTCTCCGTACTCCAAAGATGAGGAAATGGACAATGGTCATCTGTTATCAGTG GTTCGTCGTAGCCCTGGTCAGTTTCGGTATGTTCATATTTATCTCCCAGCTTGTCGGCAATCTCTGCATCAACTACCTCATCATGGGAGTGCTAACTACCGCCCTCATACCAGTAACgtggtttctttttttgaa GTTTGGACGCCGCATTTGCCACGCCATCTTTATGATTTCAGTGGGAGTAACATTTTTCCTTGCGTTACTCACTTACAAAG AATCTTCAGTTGCAACTACCGCCCTCTCCATCTTTGGGTATCTATTAATTGACTGTGCATGGCGCAGTACTTATTTGATGACGTCGGAGATCTTTCCAACTATTCTGAG AAACACTGGCCAAGGAACAGCTTCCATGAGTGCTCGTATTGGTGGAATATTagcaccatacattgctttgatG GGACAATTTACTGGTCTTAGCATTACCTTCCCGGTCACCATTTTTGCTGCTGTTGCGTTGCTCGCTGGGATTTTGATGTATTGGATTCCCGAGACGCTGTTCGCGCCTATGCACCAAACCATTGAAGAGGCAGAGGCGGCGGAAGATGATTATGGGATACCGTGCT
- the LOC138044141 gene encoding organic cation transporter protein-like isoform X2: MAETPKSKGENDNFDFDGVFQHVPSFGRCQRFLFFGLNAILVFAVANQFSLLVFAFGTPGFHCVTPNVTCDAKKCCGGCETYEFDGPYHSTVSEWNLICDRAFLGATIQSCFFAGMLLGSFVTGMVSDAWGRKKCIFISNAIMLVSGVSSSFVHNIPLFAVLRFTNGFGLTGVMLSLYIYGLEIVGPKIRTATGAMTYFYYNGFQMLLILIVYYVRTWRSLLLIVTIPAVVVFPFWKFIPESPRWLIAHGRLDEAQTVLESFGNKKEKPVDKQTLHALVEKIRGEQLAREQNSKRYTPIDLLRTPKMRKWTMVICYQWFVVALVSFGMFIFISQLVGNLCINYLIMGVLTTALIPVTWFLFLKFGRRICHAIFMISVGVTFFLALLTYKESSVATTALSIFGYLLIDCAWRSTYLMTSEIFPTILRNTGQGTASMSARIGGILAPYIALMGQFTGLSITFPVTIFAAVALLAGILMYWIPETLFAPMHQTIEEAEAAEDDYGIPCWGKRRITENIKGKDAVEMESTKA; this comes from the exons ATGGCTGAGACCCCAAAATCGAAAGGTGAAAACGACAATTTCGATTTTGATGGCGTTTTCCAACACGTTCCATCGTTTGGAAGATGCCAACGCTTTCTGTTTTTCGGTCTAAACGCCATTTTGGTGTTTGCCGTCGCAAATCAGTTCTCGCTGCTAGTGTTTGCTTTTGGTACACCTGGCTTTCATTGTGTCACGCCAAATGTCACGTGTGATGCAAAAAAGTGTTGTGGCGGCTGTGAGACGTATGAGTTTGATGGACCATATCACAGCACTGTGTCGGAG TGGAACCTTATTTGTGATCGCGCATTCCTGGGTGCCACTATTCAGTCTTGCTTCTTTGCTGGAATGCTGCTTGGCTCTTTTGTGACCGGGATGGTGTCAGACGCCTGGGGCAGAAAGAAATGCATCTTTATCTCCAACGCTATCATG CTTGTCTCCGGCGTGTCGTCGTCGTTCGTTCACAATATTCCTCTGTTCGCTGTTCTTCGTTTCACCAACGGCTTTGGACTGACAGGGGTCATGTTGTCTCTTTATATTTACGGCTTGGAGATAGTGGGACCCAAGATAAGAACAGCAACTGGAGCCATGACATATTTTTACTACAATGGCTTTCAAATGCTTTTAATCCTAATTGTTTATTACGTTCGCACGTGGAGGTCGCTTCTCCTGATTGTCACAATTCCTGCTGTGGTGGTCTTCCCGTTTTGGAA GTTTATCCCAGAATCTCCAAGATGGCTTATTGCTCATGGCCGACTTGACGAGGCGCAGACGGTTCTCGAGTCTTTTGGTAACAAGaaagagaagcctgttgataaACAAACGTTGCACGCTCTTGTTGAAAAAATAAGAGGAGAGCAGTTAGCACGAGAACAGAACTCTAAGAGATACACGCCAATCGACCTTCTCCGTACTCCAAAGATGAGGAAATGGACAATGGTCATCTGTTATCAGTG GTTCGTCGTAGCCCTGGTCAGTTTCGGTATGTTCATATTTATCTCCCAGCTTGTCGGCAATCTCTGCATCAACTACCTCATCATGGGAGTGCTAACTACCGCCCTCATACCAGTAACgtggtttctttttttgaa GTTTGGACGCCGCATTTGCCACGCCATCTTTATGATTTCAGTGGGAGTAACATTTTTCCTTGCGTTACTCACTTACAAAG AATCTTCAGTTGCAACTACCGCCCTCTCCATCTTTGGGTATCTATTAATTGACTGTGCATGGCGCAGTACTTATTTGATGACGTCGGAGATCTTTCCAACTATTCTGAG AAACACTGGCCAAGGAACAGCTTCCATGAGTGCTCGTATTGGTGGAATATTagcaccatacattgctttgatG GGACAATTTACTGGTCTTAGCATTACCTTCCCGGTCACCATTTTTGCTGCTGTTGCGTTGCTCGCTGGGATTTTGATGTATTGGATTCCCGAGACGCTGTTCGCGCCTATGCACCAAACCATTGAAGAGGCAGAGGCGGCGGAAGATGATTATGGGATACCGTGCT
- the LOC138044141 gene encoding organic cation transporter protein-like isoform X3, which yields MPSFSVDGRQNGGKSLPFRKYPDTSKWGLRTIHQEPWLRPQNRKWNLICDRAFLGATIQSCFFAGMLLGSFVTGMVSDAWGRKKCIFISNAIMLVSGVSSSFVHNIPLFAVLRFTNGFGLTGVMLSLYIYGLEIVGPKIRTATGAMTYFYYNGFQMLLILIVYYVRTWRSLLLIVTIPAVVVFPFWKFIPESPRWLIAHGRLDEAQTVLESFGNKKEKPVDKQTLHALVEKIRGEQLAREQNSKRYTPIDLLRTPKMRKWTMVICYQWFVVALVSFGMFIFISQLVGNLCINYLIMGVLTTALIPVTWFLFLKFGRRICHAIFMISVGVTFFLALLTYKESSVATTALSIFGYLLIDCAWRSTYLMTSEIFPTILRNTGQGTASMSARIGGILAPYIALMGQFTGLSITFPVTIFAAVALLAGILMYWIPETLFAPMHQTIEEAEAAEDDYGIPCWGKRRITENIKGKDAVEMESTKA from the exons atGCCTTCGTTTTCGGTGGACGGGAGGCAAAACGGAGGGAAAAGTCTCCCTTTTCGGAAATATCCAGATACGAGTAAATGGGGTTTAAGAACCATTCACCAA GAGCCATGGCTGAGACCCCAAAATCGAAAG TGGAACCTTATTTGTGATCGCGCATTCCTGGGTGCCACTATTCAGTCTTGCTTCTTTGCTGGAATGCTGCTTGGCTCTTTTGTGACCGGGATGGTGTCAGACGCCTGGGGCAGAAAGAAATGCATCTTTATCTCCAACGCTATCATG CTTGTCTCCGGCGTGTCGTCGTCGTTCGTTCACAATATTCCTCTGTTCGCTGTTCTTCGTTTCACCAACGGCTTTGGACTGACAGGGGTCATGTTGTCTCTTTATATTTACGGCTTGGAGATAGTGGGACCCAAGATAAGAACAGCAACTGGAGCCATGACATATTTTTACTACAATGGCTTTCAAATGCTTTTAATCCTAATTGTTTATTACGTTCGCACGTGGAGGTCGCTTCTCCTGATTGTCACAATTCCTGCTGTGGTGGTCTTCCCGTTTTGGAA GTTTATCCCAGAATCTCCAAGATGGCTTATTGCTCATGGCCGACTTGACGAGGCGCAGACGGTTCTCGAGTCTTTTGGTAACAAGaaagagaagcctgttgataaACAAACGTTGCACGCTCTTGTTGAAAAAATAAGAGGAGAGCAGTTAGCACGAGAACAGAACTCTAAGAGATACACGCCAATCGACCTTCTCCGTACTCCAAAGATGAGGAAATGGACAATGGTCATCTGTTATCAGTG GTTCGTCGTAGCCCTGGTCAGTTTCGGTATGTTCATATTTATCTCCCAGCTTGTCGGCAATCTCTGCATCAACTACCTCATCATGGGAGTGCTAACTACCGCCCTCATACCAGTAACgtggtttctttttttgaa GTTTGGACGCCGCATTTGCCACGCCATCTTTATGATTTCAGTGGGAGTAACATTTTTCCTTGCGTTACTCACTTACAAAG AATCTTCAGTTGCAACTACCGCCCTCTCCATCTTTGGGTATCTATTAATTGACTGTGCATGGCGCAGTACTTATTTGATGACGTCGGAGATCTTTCCAACTATTCTGAG AAACACTGGCCAAGGAACAGCTTCCATGAGTGCTCGTATTGGTGGAATATTagcaccatacattgctttgatG GGACAATTTACTGGTCTTAGCATTACCTTCCCGGTCACCATTTTTGCTGCTGTTGCGTTGCTCGCTGGGATTTTGATGTATTGGATTCCCGAGACGCTGTTCGCGCCTATGCACCAAACCATTGAAGAGGCAGAGGCGGCGGAAGATGATTATGGGATACCGTGCT
- the LOC138044141 gene encoding organic cation transporter protein-like isoform X1, with protein MGFKNHSPRAMAETPKSKGENDNFDFDGVFQHVPSFGRCQRFLFFGLNAILVFAVANQFSLLVFAFGTPGFHCVTPNVTCDAKKCCGGCETYEFDGPYHSTVSEWNLICDRAFLGATIQSCFFAGMLLGSFVTGMVSDAWGRKKCIFISNAIMLVSGVSSSFVHNIPLFAVLRFTNGFGLTGVMLSLYIYGLEIVGPKIRTATGAMTYFYYNGFQMLLILIVYYVRTWRSLLLIVTIPAVVVFPFWKFIPESPRWLIAHGRLDEAQTVLESFGNKKEKPVDKQTLHALVEKIRGEQLAREQNSKRYTPIDLLRTPKMRKWTMVICYQWFVVALVSFGMFIFISQLVGNLCINYLIMGVLTTALIPVTWFLFLKFGRRICHAIFMISVGVTFFLALLTYKESSVATTALSIFGYLLIDCAWRSTYLMTSEIFPTILRNTGQGTASMSARIGGILAPYIALMGQFTGLSITFPVTIFAAVALLAGILMYWIPETLFAPMHQTIEEAEAAEDDYGIPCWGKRRITENIKGKDAVEMESTKA; from the exons ATGGGGTTTAAGAACCATTCACCAA GAGCCATGGCTGAGACCCCAAAATCGAAAGGTGAAAACGACAATTTCGATTTTGATGGCGTTTTCCAACACGTTCCATCGTTTGGAAGATGCCAACGCTTTCTGTTTTTCGGTCTAAACGCCATTTTGGTGTTTGCCGTCGCAAATCAGTTCTCGCTGCTAGTGTTTGCTTTTGGTACACCTGGCTTTCATTGTGTCACGCCAAATGTCACGTGTGATGCAAAAAAGTGTTGTGGCGGCTGTGAGACGTATGAGTTTGATGGACCATATCACAGCACTGTGTCGGAG TGGAACCTTATTTGTGATCGCGCATTCCTGGGTGCCACTATTCAGTCTTGCTTCTTTGCTGGAATGCTGCTTGGCTCTTTTGTGACCGGGATGGTGTCAGACGCCTGGGGCAGAAAGAAATGCATCTTTATCTCCAACGCTATCATG CTTGTCTCCGGCGTGTCGTCGTCGTTCGTTCACAATATTCCTCTGTTCGCTGTTCTTCGTTTCACCAACGGCTTTGGACTGACAGGGGTCATGTTGTCTCTTTATATTTACGGCTTGGAGATAGTGGGACCCAAGATAAGAACAGCAACTGGAGCCATGACATATTTTTACTACAATGGCTTTCAAATGCTTTTAATCCTAATTGTTTATTACGTTCGCACGTGGAGGTCGCTTCTCCTGATTGTCACAATTCCTGCTGTGGTGGTCTTCCCGTTTTGGAA GTTTATCCCAGAATCTCCAAGATGGCTTATTGCTCATGGCCGACTTGACGAGGCGCAGACGGTTCTCGAGTCTTTTGGTAACAAGaaagagaagcctgttgataaACAAACGTTGCACGCTCTTGTTGAAAAAATAAGAGGAGAGCAGTTAGCACGAGAACAGAACTCTAAGAGATACACGCCAATCGACCTTCTCCGTACTCCAAAGATGAGGAAATGGACAATGGTCATCTGTTATCAGTG GTTCGTCGTAGCCCTGGTCAGTTTCGGTATGTTCATATTTATCTCCCAGCTTGTCGGCAATCTCTGCATCAACTACCTCATCATGGGAGTGCTAACTACCGCCCTCATACCAGTAACgtggtttctttttttgaa GTTTGGACGCCGCATTTGCCACGCCATCTTTATGATTTCAGTGGGAGTAACATTTTTCCTTGCGTTACTCACTTACAAAG AATCTTCAGTTGCAACTACCGCCCTCTCCATCTTTGGGTATCTATTAATTGACTGTGCATGGCGCAGTACTTATTTGATGACGTCGGAGATCTTTCCAACTATTCTGAG AAACACTGGCCAAGGAACAGCTTCCATGAGTGCTCGTATTGGTGGAATATTagcaccatacattgctttgatG GGACAATTTACTGGTCTTAGCATTACCTTCCCGGTCACCATTTTTGCTGCTGTTGCGTTGCTCGCTGGGATTTTGATGTATTGGATTCCCGAGACGCTGTTCGCGCCTATGCACCAAACCATTGAAGAGGCAGAGGCGGCGGAAGATGATTATGGGATACCGTGCT
- the LOC138041640 gene encoding homeobox protein EMX1-like, translated as MKPYKKAASKNLFPIYWDSQRCPCEKCLSSDDGTRSSSSQSAEATKSSFTIESLLGQKEENSQSANLKMVALVSNGSYASAELGQLNVANVPGAELRGRTSRQPYLSSAFQRMSSLSVNQVPIFGTGNLLAEGTFPITGDEVEWSNEKPKRMRTIFTMNQLERLEGEFSRQQYMVGGQRFYLSKELGLTETQVKVWFQNRRIKWRKQLIEQQRNKMRQQEQNNKTQVEEDVF; from the exons ATGAAGCCTTACAAAAAGGCTGCGTCAAAGAATCTTTTCCCTATTTATTGGGACTCTCAAAGGTGTCCTTGCGAAAAATGTCTCTCCAGCGATGACGGCACAAGGTCCTCTTCGAGTCAGTCAGCTGAGGCCACCAAGTCTTCATTTACAATTGAATCGCTGCTGGGCCAAAAGGAGGAAAACAGTCAATCCGCGAATTTGAAAATGGTGGCCCTAGTTTCTAATGGCTCTTACGCTTCAGCAGAACTTGGGCAACTCAATGTGGCTAATGTACCGGGAGCAGAACTGCGTGGTCGAACTTCGCGGCAACCTTATTTGTCGTCAGCGTTTCAGCGAATGTCCAGTTTAAGTGTGAATCAAGTGCCCATATTTGGTACAGGAAACTTGCTTGCAGAAG GAACCTTTCCGATTACTGGAGACGAAGTGGAATGGTCCAATGAAAAGCCGAAACGTATGCGCACTATCTTTACAATGAATCAGCTTGAACGCCTGGAAGGCGAGTTTTCACGCCAGCAATACATGGTTGGAGGGCAGCGGTTTTATCTCTCGAAAGAGCTTGGCTTGACGGAAACCCAGGTCAAAGTTTGGTTTCAGAACCGACGAATAAAATGGCGAAAACAACTGATTGAACAACAGAGGAACAAAATGAGGCAGCAGGAACAGAACAACAAGACCCAAGTTGAAGAAGATGTATTTTAA